From the genome of Geobacter sp. SVR, one region includes:
- a CDS encoding GreA/GreB family elongation factor, whose protein sequence is MNKEHIIQHIIAELSADLEVFSSAARAAHEAATHEECIPDNKYDTTALEASYIAQGQANRAQEIRGALKEYQALTLHEFDDEKPIRLTALVTLEDTDGNLRRLFLGPQAGGKKIADSNGEIVVITPASPLGRSLLGLRTGDEVCAPGNAAGMPFTVVSVS, encoded by the coding sequence ATGAACAAAGAGCACATCATTCAGCACATCATTGCCGAGCTTTCAGCCGATCTGGAGGTTTTCTCCTCCGCTGCCAGGGCGGCCCACGAGGCAGCCACGCATGAAGAATGCATACCGGACAACAAGTACGATACCACTGCCTTGGAGGCTTCCTATATAGCCCAGGGGCAAGCCAACCGGGCCCAGGAGATCCGGGGCGCTTTAAAGGAGTACCAGGCCCTGACGCTGCATGAGTTCGATGACGAAAAGCCGATCCGGCTGACTGCCCTGGTTACCCTGGAGGACACCGACGGAAATCTCAGGAGGTTGTTTCTCGGCCCGCAGGCGGGGGGCAAGAAGATTGCCGACAGCAACGGGGAGATCGTCGTGATTACGCCGGCATCTCCTCTGGGGCGGTCGTTGCTGGGGTTGCGCACTGGCGACGAGGTCTGCGCACCCGGGAACGCTGCAGGCATGCCCTTTACCGTCGTCTCCGTCTCCTGA